CTGCAGCGTGGTATTCTTTAAATCCTTTCCAATAAGCCGATATGTTTCCGGCATTACCTACAGGAATAGCCAGAACATCCGGTGCTTTGCCGAGCTGATCGACAACCTCAAACGCGGCGGTTTTTTGGCCTTCAATTCGATATGGATTTACGGAGTTCACTAATGTAATAGGATGTTTCGCTGTAATTTCACGCACAATCTCAAGCGCACGGTCAAAGTTGCCGTCAATCGCAATAACCTTTGCACCGTAAATCATTGCCTGCGCCAGCTTTCCAAGTGCGATATTATTGTTCGGTATAATGACTATACAATTCAGCCCGCCGCGAGCAGCATATGCAGCAGCGGCTGCAGAGGTGTTTCCTGTAGAGGCACACATGATCGTGCGACTCCCTTCCTCCATAGCTTTAGCTACCGCCATAACCATACCACGGTCTTTAAACGAACCCGTTGGGTTTAATCCCTCGAATTTGAAATGCAGATCAATGCCCAAATCCTTGGACAGATTCTCGGCACGGATCAACGGGGTATTTCCCTCTTTCAGCGTTAACAACGGTGTATTTTCGTTAACAGGCAAATATTCCTTATACGTCTGGATCAAACCTTCATATGGCATCTCTCTTATTCTCCTCTTCACATATAAAATTTATATATTATTTATGGATCATTACGGGTAACAGATTAGCCTTCTACACGGTACACACTCTTAATGCGGCGTATGACATCCAAGCTTTCAAAATGGTTAAGCACTTTATCTATGCTAGCTTTGCTGGCGTTATGGGTTACGATGATGATTTCCGCATCGGGATTTTGATCATTCGGCTGCTGCACCACGGACTCCAGGCTTACATCAAATTCAGCGAGCACTTGTGTGATTTTTGCAAGCACCCCTGCTTTATCGTCCACTTGGAGCAAAATAAAATTCTTAAACATGATCTGCTCATCGCTCTTCAGCTTTTTCGCTTTGTAAGGCACGATCGCTTTTAAACCATTCACGCCGAGCTTCAGGTTTTTGATAACAGCGACCAGATCTGCTACGACGGAAGTTGCCGTCGGCATTTCACCTGCACCTGGACCATAAAACATCGTCTCGCCAACCGCTTCTCCGTATACGTAAACAGCATTGTATACTCCGTTCACCGCAGCAATCGGATGACTCGTACGAACCATCGTTGGCTGGACACTGATGCTGACCTGCTCATCCTCACGGTCTGCGATACCGAGCAGTTTCATTTCGTAACCCAGCCGCTTCGCATATAGAATGTCTTCCTTGGACACCTGCGAGATTCCCTTTACACTTACATCCTTCAACTCAACATTCGTACGGAAACCCAATGTACCTAGAATGGCCATTTTACGTGCGGCGTCCAATCCTTCCACATCAGAGGTTGGATCTGCTTCCGCATAACCGAGCTGCTGGGCTTCTGCCAATACATCCTCGTACGAAGCACCTTCCTGACTCATTTTTGTCAGAATAAAGTTCGTTGTTCCGTTAACAATCCCCATAATTTTCATAATGCGGTCCGAAGAAAAACCTTCGATCAGGGTACGGATAATCGGAATACCACCGGCGACACTTGCCTCATAGAATACATCACACTGCTTCTCTTGAGCTTTCGCCATAATTTCTGCCCCATGAAGCGCCATCAGATCCTTATTCGCTGTGACGATATGTTTCCCCCGATCCAATGCTTCCAAAATGTAAGACTTCGTCTGCTCAATGCCGCCCATTACTTCCACAATTACATCAATTTCCGGATCGCGGATCACATCCCAAGGATCATCCGTCAGCTTACTGCTTTCCACCGTTACACTGCGATCTTTCTCTGTATTTTTAACTGCGATTTTTTCTATAACAATAGGTGACCCCACCTGACTGCTCAAATCTTCCTGATGTCCCTCGACGATACGGACAACCCCTGTACCTACAGTACCTAATCCCAACAATCCTACTTTAACCGGCTTCATATATGTCTCCTCCTATTTCCAACCATTCTTGTACTCTATTATAACTAACTATCCTTGCCCGATCATTTGGACTCTTCTTACGCCCGTTGCCCGGCGCAATCCATCAAGCAAATCATCCAGCTCTTCGTTGAGCCGTGATACTTCCACAGAAATAACAACATTCGCAATTCCTTGCAGCGGTATACTCTGGTGTATGGTAAGTACGTTACCGCCCTCTCCAGCCACCAGACCCAACACCTCGGACAGCATGCCGGAACGATGCTCCATATCAATGGAAATCGTGACGATCTCATCCCGCTCCAACTGATTGATGGGATGAATGCCATCTTTGTACTTATAAAAAGCACTCCGGCTCAGGCCAACCTGCTCAACGGCTTCATGAACTGTCTTCACATCACCGGACGCGAGCAGCCTTTTTACCTGCATGGTCTTCACCACGGCTTCTGGTAAAATATCCTCACGGACTAGATAATACCGTTCTTTCACAAACGTCCTCTCCTCAAAGACTCGTGTTTTTGTATAGTGGACATTATACTGGATAACCTGGTTGAGGGCAATACGTTTGAGTCTATTTTTTAAAAATCACTATGTTGTTGTCGTATAAATGTTTGTTTAAATAAAGCTGTATATAATAAAACCTCCCTACTCTTTTGGGAGGTTTTACGGATATTGAATTCCAAACCTGTGTTATGCGTAATTTACGGGGCCACCGCAATATTCACATTCCTTCGATTCATCAGGATTAAGCGACATCTTTGCTCCGCAGCCTGGACAATCCATAACCTTAGGCGGCTTGGTCTTTTGCTCCGGTGTTTCCGCGTTATTGTAAAACGTATTATTTTGTTCAAAATTAATTTGGTTTTGGCCAAAATTAATATTAATGATATTATCGCCTGTTTTGAAATTTCCCCCTCTGTGTCCTCCACGAGAAAAACCATCCAAAACCAAATATCCATCTTCAATCGTCCCGTATGGCAAGATTCGCTTCTCTATCATATATTCAATATCTTCGATAACACGCTCAGCAGGTTGTTTTACCTGTTCCGCTATTCTCGAGATATTAGAATTGTAATGCTTATATATCTCATCATAATATTTTGTCATTAGCCGGATGAATCGCTTCTTCGCGATCCATGTTATAAATTGAATGATACTTACGGGAATAAGAGCAATTAGGCCAAGAAGTACCGTAAATGTAAACATCGCTTCAATCCGTTCTTCCATCCCAAGATCAAGATATCCAATAAACGCGAATGCTAAAATAGCTATAAAAATCATGACTAACTGATTGTTTATAAAAAGAAAATTCACTGGTTTGCGGTAATTATGCCGATGAGTCTTAATTGCTCGTATCAGCCCCAGCGGGAAGAAAACCGGAAAGAAAATAAGGTTGCCAAAACAAATCTATGCATAAATCACCATACTCCCGCAGTAATCACATTCCTTAGCTTCACTAGGATTAATCGTCGTTTTGGCACCACAGCCGGGGCACTCCATTGTTTTCGGAAGTTTAGACTCGGATACTGTTGACTTATCCATATCATTCTCTAATCTATGGTTTTGACCAAAGTTGATATTAATAACATTCTTACTGGCACTAAACGGAGTTTGCACCTCTCTTTTAATTTTTGAAGGAAGCGGTTTCAGCTCCACTATTCCATTCCCAACCGTACCGAAAGGTAGAAGTTTATGATCGATCATGTACTGCAGATCATCGATAACGCGTTTCGGTTTTTGCCGGGACCTCTCAGCGATCTCATGAATCCGGATAATCTGATGATCAAGTATCAATTCCTTATACAGCTGCATCAATCGGACAAAGCGACTCTTTTCTTTTATTTCATAGAACACGAGCACCGCCACCGAAACCATAAATATAATGCCGAAAATGATCATATAATCTTGAACTGCTTGTACCCTCTCTTCAGGTGGCAGATCATTGTATCCGATCATTCCGAAGAACATAACAACAATAAAGCTGATGACCAGTTGAACGGACAGCATTCTAAAATTATATCCCCTCCGATAATTATGACGATGTGTCAATAATATACGGAGTACTCCCAGCGGAAGAAACACCGGGAAAAACAATAACGTTCCCATAAAGATTAGAGCATCCAGCTTAGTAACCGAATACTTATGATTTTCTATTGATTCCACCGGAGTTACGGTCTTCATTCTTTCAAACCCTCCTGTCAATCGCTTGTTATATGACTTATGAAGTACTGGCTTTTAACCGAACCAACTGAGTATTGCGTTCCATTAATATTGTTAGAGTCTCGTGTATTTGTTGAATGGTCTCTTCAGCTAATTTATCTTGAAGATCATGCTCGGCTCCTGTTATTAGTTTCACTTGATCCTCGAGTACACTGATTCTTTGCCGTATGATGTCCTCGATGGCATAAAGAGATTGGTGCGTTATCGGATCGCTGTAACGGAAGCTTTCTTCCAGCTCAAGCAGAAGCTTGTTTAAGACGCTACCCTGCTCCAATTCAAGTCCGGATAGTTGCTCGCGGATGGATGCAATCCATGCGACAGCCTCTTTCTGAGTGGACAGGGACGAACTTTCTTTATTTTCCTGAGACATGGCATACTTGCCGACTAGAGATACAAGACCAAGCACACCTACGGTTAAGAGGAATGTAATCAAGTGAATAGATAGATATGCATTCACCGTTAACCTAAACATATACCCGAAGAGCACAATTTCAAGGAGCACAGTAAGAGCATAAATACCGATTACGACACTAGAAGCAATATAAAAAGGTGCGCGAACAGCAAACCGATTCGTACCACTTACCATACGAAACATAAAAAATAGGATCATCCCCTCTGCGCACGCGGCTGCCGCTCCGGATATCCATGGATGCAGCGTTCTTGTTCCAGCTCCGTTTCCGATAAAACCAAACAGTAGTATTGTTATCAGCGGCAGTAGTACCCCGGCACCCAAAATCCAATTTCTTATATCAACCCTTTTAGTCAAACTGTTCCCTCGCTTTACGTCAGTTTATTTCCACATTCCATACAAAATTTTTGCCCTGGCTTAATTTCATGATCACAGCTACCACATTTGAGAACAGTACTGCTTCCGCAGCTTGGACAGAATTTTGCCTGTTCATTCAGCGATTCACCACATTCACGGCAAGGCCTAGGCATGAACTTCCCACAGCTACTGCATGATTCTGCATCAACGGCCACATCTTGTCCACAGGACGGACATGGATGATACGGATCACCATAGTGGAGGCAAAACTTTGAATTGGGGGGAATTGGATTGCCGCAATCACTGCACATCATCATAGCTGCAGTATCTTGCTGTCCTGTGCGGACGGGTTGACCACATCCGGAACAATAAACCGCTTCAGAATGATTTAGATTACCGCACTTGGAACAGGCTTTTTGCGCTACGGCCAAATCGCCCGATCCTTGAATATTTACTTCTCCGCTTATACGGTTCATTGCATCATACATGGGGTTAACCATTCCGAGGCCCATCCCTACGCCAAGTCCGGCACCGATGAATCCGGAGTTTGACCCGGGGTTTTTCGCTACACCTTCCAACGTGTCAAAGGATCGCTCCTGGTGATATGTATAACCGATAATGTCCATTTCCGCTTTTTTAGCTAATGCTTCTTTTAAACGGATTGCGGCTGGATCGTTATCCGGGATATTGATCGAATCCACATAAAAATTTAGTAAAGACAGCCCTATGTCTTGGAAAGCAGGAGCAATAGCCCCATGAATATGTTTGGATATTTCGGCGGCGTAGGCGTTGATTTCCACCACACTGATTTTTTTATGAACGATATACGAGGATATGATTTCATGAATGTTCGACATGAGCACGCCTCGAAAATATTTAACCAGAGTATTCTGATCAAATGATGGAAGCGTCCCCACCATTTTGAGCAGAAACTTGCGTGAATCTTCAATCTGCACACCAAATTGGCCGAAAGCCCGCAGCGATACAAGGATGTTGTATTTAGGATCCTGAAGCTGGATAGGTGAATTCGTTCCCCACTTTACATCCAGCGAACGAAGCTTATTAACGAACCAAACTTCAGCAGCAAAAGGCGACTTTCCGCCAAAAGGAAGATTCACAATGTTTGATAAAATCGGAATATTCGCCGTATTTAACGTATGGCGTCCTGCTGTAAACAAATCCAGAGCTTGACCACCTTTAAACAAAATGACTTCCTGTGATTCATTTACAATCAATTGGGTCCACGTGCCAAGCTCCTGATTGGGATAACACCAAGCGAAAACTCCCGGCGGTCCGTCGTATTTAATAACCTCAATGATAGCCATCTTTCGCACTCCTTTTACATCAGTTCAGCACATCTTAAGATCTATTTTAATTAGGTACTTATTTACTACATTATTGTATACGAAAATCGGGACATTTTGGGTCAAAAAATTGGAAAATAATAAAAATACCGCTTAACCCATGATTAGAGTTAAGCGGTATGGTCTTCTAGTAATAACTGCTGCCTTCTACAAACTCAAATTCAAAATCTCCAATGCGCACCAGAGTGCCTTCGGTCGCACCGCGACGGCGAAGTTCCTCATCGACTCCCATATGACGGAGAGTACGGGCAAGCTTCAGAATCGCATCATGCGAGTTCATCTGCATCCGCTTAAGCATACGCTCGATGCGTTCGCTATGCACGACATACATCTCGTTATCACGAGTAATCGTAAACGCATTGTCATCCTTTTTATCAAATTTATATACTTTACGTTCTGCAATCGCGGCGACATCTTCAACTACAGGCTCTTCTGGAATCTCGTCCAAAATAGCAGCTGCACGATACAAGAGTTCCTGAATGCCTTTGCGCGTCAGCGATGAAATTGGCATAATCTCAAGATCCGGCCGCACGGTCTTCACTTGTTCACGAAACGCTTTCAGGTTTTCTTCCGCATCAGGCATGTCCATTTTGTTAGCTGCAACGATTTGAGGTCGCTCTGCCAATATCGGGTTATACAGTCTGATCTCTTCGTTGATCTTCTGCCAGTCTTCGAATGGATCTCTTCCTTCGGAACCCGACATGTCCACAACATGGATGATGACACGTGTCCGTTCCACATGACGCAAAAATTCATGTCCGAGTCCTACTCCTTCATGTGCGCCTTCAATGAGACCTGGAAGATCTGCCATCACGAAGCTTCGTCCATCCCCAACATCAACCATGCCCAAATTAGGAGTTATCGTTGTAAAGTGATACGCACCAATCTTAGGCTGCGCTGCCGAAACGACCGACAACAGTGTAGATTTCCCGACGCTCGGAAAACCAACGAGTCCGATATCAGCCATCACCTTCAGCTCCATAACGACATAGCGTTCTTGGCCTTCTTCACCATTCTCGGCAAGCTCAGGCGCCGGATTATTCGGTGTGGCAAAACGAATATTTCCCCGTCCACCCCGTCCACCGCGAGCAACGACAACCTGTTGTCCGTGGCGGGTCATATCCGCAATTACTTCTCCTGTATCGTCATCAAGAAGCACCGTTCCCGGAGGAATTCTAACAACCATATTTTCGGCATTAGCCCCATGCTGGCTTTTGTTCCGGCCTTTCTCTCCCCGTTTCGCTTTAAAGTGCCGCTGGTAACGGAAATCCATTAGTGTACGGAGTCCTTCATCAACGCGGAAGATCACATCTCCACCCTTGCCGCCATCTCCTCCGCCAGGACCACCCTCAGGCACATATTTCTCACGGCGAAACGCAATAAGTCCATCTCCGCCGTCTCCGCCTTTGACAAAAATCTTTGCTTTATCTACAAACATGGATTCACCTTCCTCAAGTCACATACGGTAAACAAAGCCGATATGTCGTATTGTCCGTATGGATCTGCTCCATCCGGATACCTTTGTCATGTACTGCAAGTTGTATCTTCTGCTTTAAGCTGTCTTGATCACCGAAAAAACCTTCTCCATCGAATTCAGCAATCAATTCTTCTCCCTGTTCCATAAATGTCAGAGTCAACAGCCGGTCCTCTTCCCATGTTGAGTGCCCACCAATTTGGTATGCCTGCACAACTTCCATAATGGACTGCGTAAAATTCTCCTCAGCCTCGGTCGTCAACTTCCCATCCAATTGGACAAAATCCACAACATCAACATCCAATTGTAAGCCGGTGTTAAACGTTCGATATGAATGAAGATAAAGAACCAACGAAGGAATGCCCAGTTTCGAAATTTTACTGTCCTGCAGCATACGTTCCTTTATTCTTTCCACACATTGCACTGATTTATCAAGCTTCCCCAGTTGAATATATCCATATAAAATTTGAAGCTCATTCATCCAATCGTGACGGTGGTGGTTCAGTGTCTGAATGGCGTTCTGCTCCAAGCTTTTCTGGTTCGTTCGCTGTCTCTGTACTTCTGTACGCCGGGCATACCAAGCAGCACCGAACGAGGCGGCTGCAGACCAAATTGTCAATATTATTCCGGCTGCATACGTAGGATTCCATAACATCCAGGCTGCAGGCAGCACGGATGATAATCCAATACCAGCCGCTATCCATTTCCAGGAATTCATCGTTTCTCCCCGTTCCTCCACAACAATCGGTTACTTTCACCAAATCACAGTATACCATAGTCTTTAGCAGGGATTCATCACTCGTATTCAAGTTTATTGCTATTTTCTTCAAAAAAAAGAAGCCCCGGCATAGTTGCCGGAGACTTCTTAATCTGTAAGCCGTTTAAGAAACGATTTACGCTTCCACTGCAGCCGCTACAGGAGCGACCTCAACCGGGTAGACGCTCACTTTCTTGCGATCACGACCCCAACGTTCGAATTTCACAACGCCTTCGACTTTCGCAAACAAAGTATCGTCTTTACCGATGCCCACGTTTGTGCCTGGGTGAATTTTCGTTCCGCGTTGGCGAACCAAGATGCTGCCACCAGTCACGAGTTGACCGTCTGCACGTTTCACGCCCAAACGTTTCGCTTGGCTATCACGACCGTTCTTTGTGGAACCTACACCTTTTTTCGATGCGAATAACTGAAGATCCAATTTCAACATGTTGTCTACCTCCTTCTTTTAGTATTCTGTTCTTGTATTTGAATATACTCACGGTATGAATCTGCAATTCCTCGTAACATCAGAACCATAGATTCGAGAAGCAACTGCACCTGACCAGACACCGATTCGTCTTCCACAGGCGGAACAATACCGCTGAGAAAGCCGCCCTTCATCTTGGTCTCCATAACGGTACCGGTTAACGCCTCAATGGAGTTTACCGTTCCCACCGTAACACTGGATACACCAGCGCACACGATATCTTGTCCGCGGGGAGCATAACCTGCATGTCCCTTGACTTCAAAGCCATGGATTCGGCCGTTTTCCTTACGCGTAATCTGTACAGTAATCATTACCGCACCTTCTTACGCTTGGATTTTCTCGATGGTTACTTTTGTATAAGGTTGACGATGACCTTGCTTTTTGTGGTAGTTTTTCTTCGGTTTGTATTTGAATACAACGACCTTCTGGCCTTTACCGTGTTTCTCCACTTTCGCAGTTACAGTTGCACCAGAAACAACTGGTGTACCTGCTACCAAACCGTCCTCTTTAGAAACGGCCAGTACACGGTCGAAAGTCACGCTTTCTCCGTCACCTGCATTCAGCTTCTCGATGAACAATACATCGCCTTCTTGAACTTTGTATTGTTTACCACCTGTTTCGATAATAGCGTACATTTGCTTGCACCTCCTCATGTCTCAGACTCGCCTAATTCAGGTGTCCAATCATATAATGACCGTCCTTGTATACCCGATCGGAGCGGTTACAGCATGTGCAGCAATTGCTCACTAAACACATACCTGAAGATCATATCATATTGCCCATGATTCCGTCAATACCTACCACACTTACATTATGCCTGTCCCACCACAGGATGTACAAGTTCTAGAATAGGGGGCGGCCGAGCTTTCTCGTGCCTTCTTGCGAGTCATTTCAAGCAGTCCAAGCTTCGTCCAACCTACCACAAAACTTTTGGTCCGATCCTTACGGATGCCCGCTTCCATTGCGGCAATAACCTCATGTCTATGCTCTTCCTCTTCCATATCGATGAAATCTACAATAATAATACCACCAATGTCCCGAAGCCGGATGATTCTCGCAATTTCACGGGCAGCATGTAGATTGGTACGGGTGACTGTATCCTCAAAATTATCTCCGCCAATATACTTCGCTGTATTAACGTCAATAACGGTAAGTGCCTCGGTCTGATCAATAACGATCGTCCCTCCACCCGGGAGTGAGATTTGCCGGGAAAAACCCGACTTTAACTGTTCTTCTACACCGTATGCTTGAAAAATATGATTTTTCCCCTCGTATACCCGCATTTGAGGTTTAACTCCAGGTACCAAATCGGATAAATAACATTCCGCTTCTTTCGCATCCCGTTCACGGTCTATGATCAATTCATCATTCAGAGGATCAAAGGCATCCCGGAGAAACCTTTGAAGAATCCCCAAATCGCGATGCAGAAGATCAGGGGATTCCGATGTATGCGCGCGTTCCATAATCCGCTCCCACTCCATCCGCAGCATCTCCAAATCTCCCGCAACGGATTCAACAGGTTCATCCTCGGATACGGTACGCATAATAATACCCTCTTCCCCGCTCCTTAATCGCTCACCGATCATTTTGAGACGCATTCTTTCAGCTTCTCGCTGTATTTTCTTGGACACGGCCACATAATCGGACTTTGGCATAAACACCATACACCTGCCAGGCAGGGAGAAGTGGGTTGTTACCCTTGCTCCTTTGCCTCCCCTTGGTTCTTTCATAACCTGGACAACCAATTCTTGTCCCACAGAGAGCAGTTCCGCAATGGATGGTTTGTTCTTGGGCTGTTTCTCTAAATGTGGATGAAGAACATCATCCACATATAAAAAAGCATTCTTTTTCAATCCAATATCAACAAAGGCCGCCTGCATGCCTGGAAGCACATTGACCACTCTTCCTTTATAAAAACTTCCAACGACACTTTGTTCCCGACCTCGCTCTGCTGCATATTCTACGAGCCTGCCATCTTCGATGAGGGCCATCTGAATGGTATCCGGTTCACAGTGAACAATCATTTGTTTCATGGCTTCACCTCTTTATGGAAGACTAATCTACTGTACAATCCTATCACGAGTCAGCTCAGACGGGATATATTACATAGTGAATTCCTGTACAATATTTCTTTTGAACAAAATCAAGCATACCAAGGGGGCCTGTTAGACGCAAAAAAAGAGGCAATGACATGCTGCTCCGGTACGACAGCCATTAAACCTCCCCGGCGGTTCATAACGTAAATCAAATGATACTTCTCTCTTTTAAACAAACGCATAATATCATCCAAAGGTTTCGAAGAATCTGCAACTATTGGCTGAGCAGTTCCGATACTTTCCTGCTGATGTTCATATAATCCATTCCGGTTCACAAGAAAACGCATAAAACGGTAAGGGACATTACGGTGATCCTCAAAGTTCGAATAAGCCAAAAAAAGACCTATCAGTAACAGATTCAGCTTTATACCGCCGCCGGAAAGCAGTGGAGAAAGCCCATAGCCAATCATAAACAAACTGCAGATCATTCCGGCACGAGCAGTCCATAATAGCGTTGCATGATAGGGAAGGAGCAAACTGACAAGAGCCTGCATTACTTTCCCTCCATCCAAAGGCAGAACTGGAAGGAGATTAAACAGTGCAATAATCAAGTTCCCCTGTATCACATAGGACAAAAAGGGGCCGTCTCCCCAACCGGCCGCCTGACATAACCATGCAATTCCTATCATAATTCCATTCTGAAGAGGACCGGCCAATGCGATGATCAATTCTCGTGCGGCATTCATTCGTCCGTCATCCTCAATCACTGCAACACCGCCAAACGGCAGCATTTGAATAGACCGCACTTTAAAGCCCATAGCTATAGCAGCACCTGCATGACCCAGCTCATGTATGAACACGATAACAAATAAAGTAAGCAATTCCAAGAAACGCCCGGTTATAACGGAGGCCAGCATAACGATAACAAAAAGAGGATGTAGAGACAGAACAGTACCCCGGATGCTAATCAAATGAAATCACTTCCGTCGGATCCACGCTGCGGTCTCCGTCTTTTAACATAAAGTAAAGGGCAGACTGGTCTCCATCAGACTGTACTAGCGGCAATGTACCAACGACATCTCCGCCTTGAACCCAATCATTCACCTTCAAGTCAGATGCTGAAAGCCTACTGTATTGAGCGGTTCTTTCCCCTGTGTGCTGGATTGTAACCATAACGCTTGAATCCGGAAGTTTCTTAACTTCTAGAACTCGGCCCGTTTCTACGCTTTTAACCTCGCGAGAGGAGAACGAATCCCCTTCAGGCACTATGAGAATCCCTTTGAGGTCAATCGCAAAGGATTGCACAAGTTGTCCTTTCAACGGTGGTACCAATGTAGCCGATGCATTTACCTTTGTTGTATCCTGATCACTTTGGCCAAATATCGGAATAAATGAGGGTGGACCGCCAAAGTGTTCTTCATACCATACTTGAGCGGCCTGAAAGTCCATTTCTCGGCTTAAGCCTTCTACAATATACCCTTGTGCCCGCAAAGCCCAGGGTTCATGGACCGAGAAAATCCCCCAAACCGCTCCGAATAAAAGGACGCTCGCCGCGAAGCGCCGCATCAACCCTGCTGTAAAAGATGAATTACGAGGAGGAATCACAGGCTCCGTGACATTGTCATACCATCCGCGGTGACCTTGTTTCCACATTTTTTCGGGATCCCGTTCGATTTCCGGTCCGGTATGAACAGGCTCTTGAAATGTATTCTGCCGAAGAACAGGTTTACTGGAGGCGTTAGTAACCGGATTGGAACGGATAGTATTCAATCTCGTACTCTCTTCCGTCAGATTTTCATTCAATAGTTCACGGATTCGTGCTTCTCTCCTGTGTTTTACAGATGTTTTAATGTCCAAAATACTCTCCCCCTTGGGGCTTGTTTTACTCTATCTTATGAGGACAAGAAAGATGTTTAGAACAAGCCATCGCCAAGAGTGGATCTCGGTTTTCCTGCAAGAAAAAAGCCAGTGCAGTATTCTGCACCGGCCAGTCAAAAAAATAAGAATATACTATTACCCCATACCGAAAAATTT
Above is a window of Paenibacillus uliginis N3/975 DNA encoding:
- a CDS encoding ribosomal-processing cysteine protease Prp; its protein translation is MITVQITRKENGRIHGFEVKGHAGYAPRGQDIVCAGVSSVTVGTVNSIEALTGTVMETKMKGGFLSGIVPPVEDESVSGQVQLLLESMVLMLRGIADSYREYIQIQEQNTKRRR
- the thrC gene encoding threonine synthase, giving the protein MPYEGLIQTYKEYLPVNENTPLLTLKEGNTPLIRAENLSKDLGIDLHFKFEGLNPTGSFKDRGMVMAVAKAMEEGSRTIMCASTGNTSAAAAAYAARGGLNCIVIIPNNNIALGKLAQAMIYGAKVIAIDGNFDRALEIVREITAKHPITLVNSVNPYRIEGQKTAAFEVVDQLGKAPDVLAIPVGNAGNISAYWKGFKEYHAAGKASSLPTMLGFEAEGAMAIVKGEPIPNPETVATAIRIGNPASWKTAVAAADESGGQINYVTDDEILEAYRTIASREGIFAEPGSAASIAGVYKMKREGYFKGGETVVCVLTGHGLKDPNIAITTVNSEPLVVSDTESAVMDAIAKLEGAAQV
- the rpmA gene encoding 50S ribosomal protein L27, with the translated sequence MLKLDLQLFASKKGVGSTKNGRDSQAKRLGVKRADGQLVTGGSILVRQRGTKIHPGTNVGIGKDDTLFAKVEGVVKFERWGRDRKKVSVYPVEVAPVAAAVEA
- a CDS encoding ACT domain-containing protein, with the translated sequence MKERYYLVREDILPEAVVKTMQVKRLLASGDVKTVHEAVEQVGLSRSAFYKYKDGIHPINQLERDEIVTISIDMEHRSGMLSEVLGLVAGEGGNVLTIHQSIPLQGIANVVISVEVSRLNEELDDLLDGLRRATGVRRVQMIGQG
- a CDS encoding Spo0B domain-containing protein, encoding MNSWKWIAAGIGLSSVLPAAWMLWNPTYAAGIILTIWSAAASFGAAWYARRTEVQRQRTNQKSLEQNAIQTLNHHRHDWMNELQILYGYIQLGKLDKSVQCVERIKERMLQDSKISKLGIPSLVLYLHSYRTFNTGLQLDVDVVDFVQLDGKLTTEAEENFTQSIMEVVQAYQIGGHSTWEEDRLLTLTFMEQGEELIAEFDGEGFFGDQDSLKQKIQLAVHDKGIRMEQIHTDNTTYRLCLPYVT
- a CDS encoding homoserine dehydrogenase codes for the protein MKPVKVGLLGLGTVGTGVVRIVEGHQEDLSSQVGSPIVIEKIAVKNTEKDRSVTVESSKLTDDPWDVIRDPEIDVIVEVMGGIEQTKSYILEALDRGKHIVTANKDLMALHGAEIMAKAQEKQCDVFYEASVAGGIPIIRTLIEGFSSDRIMKIMGIVNGTTNFILTKMSQEGASYEDVLAEAQQLGYAEADPTSDVEGLDAARKMAILGTLGFRTNVELKDVSVKGISQVSKEDILYAKRLGYEMKLLGIADREDEQVSISVQPTMVRTSHPIAAVNGVYNAVYVYGEAVGETMFYGPGAGEMPTATSVVADLVAVIKNLKLGVNGLKAIVPYKAKKLKSDEQIMFKNFILLQVDDKAGVLAKITQVLAEFDVSLESVVQQPNDQNPDAEIIIVTHNASKASIDKVLNHFESLDVIRRIKSVYRVEG
- a CDS encoding SPFH domain-containing protein yields the protein MAIIEVIKYDGPPGVFAWCYPNQELGTWTQLIVNESQEVILFKGGQALDLFTAGRHTLNTANIPILSNIVNLPFGGKSPFAAEVWFVNKLRSLDVKWGTNSPIQLQDPKYNILVSLRAFGQFGVQIEDSRKFLLKMVGTLPSFDQNTLVKYFRGVLMSNIHEIISSYIVHKKISVVEINAYAAEISKHIHGAIAPAFQDIGLSLLNFYVDSINIPDNDPAAIRLKEALAKKAEMDIIGYTYHQERSFDTLEGVAKNPGSNSGFIGAGLGVGMGLGMVNPMYDAMNRISGEVNIQGSGDLAVAQKACSKCGNLNHSEAVYCSGCGQPVRTGQQDTAAMMMCSDCGNPIPPNSKFCLHYGDPYHPCPSCGQDVAVDAESCSSCGKFMPRPCRECGESLNEQAKFCPSCGSSTVLKCGSCDHEIKPGQKFCMECGNKLT
- the rplU gene encoding 50S ribosomal protein L21; translated protein: MYAIIETGGKQYKVQEGDVLFIEKLNAGDGESVTFDRVLAVSKEDGLVAGTPVVSGATVTAKVEKHGKGQKVVVFKYKPKKNYHKKQGHRQPYTKVTIEKIQA
- the obgE gene encoding GTPase ObgE translates to MFVDKAKIFVKGGDGGDGLIAFRREKYVPEGGPGGGDGGKGGDVIFRVDEGLRTLMDFRYQRHFKAKRGEKGRNKSQHGANAENMVVRIPPGTVLLDDDTGEVIADMTRHGQQVVVARGGRGGRGNIRFATPNNPAPELAENGEEGQERYVVMELKVMADIGLVGFPSVGKSTLLSVVSAAQPKIGAYHFTTITPNLGMVDVGDGRSFVMADLPGLIEGAHEGVGLGHEFLRHVERTRVIIHVVDMSGSEGRDPFEDWQKINEEIRLYNPILAERPQIVAANKMDMPDAEENLKAFREQVKTVRPDLEIMPISSLTRKGIQELLYRAAAILDEIPEEPVVEDVAAIAERKVYKFDKKDDNAFTITRDNEMYVVHSERIERMLKRMQMNSHDAILKLARTLRHMGVDEELRRRGATEGTLVRIGDFEFEFVEGSSYY